A region from the Vicia villosa cultivar HV-30 ecotype Madison, WI linkage group LG3, Vvil1.0, whole genome shotgun sequence genome encodes:
- the LOC131660359 gene encoding monosaccharide-sensing protein 2: MKGAVFVAIAASIGNFLQGWDNATIAGSILYIKKDLALQTTMEGLVVAMSLIGATVITTCSGPISDWLGRRPMLIISSVLYFLGSLVMLWSPNVYVLCLARLLDGFGIGLAVTLVPVYISETAPSDIRGSLNTLPQFSGSGGMFLSYCMVFGMSLSASPSWRVMLGVLAIPSLFYFLLTLFFLPESPRWLVSKGKMLEAKKVLQKLRGQEDVSGEMALLVEGLGIGGDASIEEYIIGPDDEVVDGHEPTTDKDKVRLYGSQAGLSWLAKPVARQGSVGLVSRHGSLAMDPLVTLFGSVHEKLPESGSMRSALFPTFGSMFSTADPHIKNENWDEESLQREGDEYMSDGAAGGSDDDLHSPLISRQTTSLEKDMPPPLSHDSMLNSMRRNSSLMQGTGEPVGSTGIGGGWQLAWKWSGKGEDGKKKGEFKRIYLHGEGVSGSRRGSMVSISGEGDFVQAAALVSQPALYSKELMGEQPVGPAMVHPSKTASNGPIWQALLEPGVKHALFVGMGIQLLQQFSGINGVLYYTPQILEEAGVAVLLADLGLSSTSSSFLISAVTTLLMLPSIGLAMRLMDVTGRRQLLLVTIPVLIVSLVILVLGSVINFGSVVHAAISTICVVVYFCFFVMGYGPIPNILCAEIFPTRVRGLCIAICALVFWIGDIIVTYSLPVMLSSLGLSGVFGVYAVVCCISWVFVYLKVPETKGMPLEVISEFFSVGTKKAEAAKDE, translated from the exons ATGAAAGGTGCGGTTTTTGTTGCAATTGCTGCTTCCATCGGGAATTTTCTTCAGGGTTGGGATAATGCTACCATTGCTG GTTCGATTCTTTACATTAAGAAAGACCTTGCCTTGCAAACAACAATGGAAGGGCTTGTGGTGGCCATGTCTCTGATTGGAGCTACTGTCATTACCACTTGCTCTGGTCCCATCTCAGATTGGCTTGGTCGGAGACCAATGTTGATAATCTCATCCGTGCTGTATTTCTTGGGTAGTTTGGTGATGTTATGGTCTCCTAATGTTTATGTGTTGTGCTTAGCAAGGCTGCTTGATGGATTTGGGATTGGCCTTGCCGTAACTCTTGTTCCGGTTTATATATCGGAGACTGCTCCCTCCGATATAAGGGGATCGTTGAATACACTTCCTCAGTTCAGTGGTTCTGGAGGCATGTTTTTATCGTATTGTATGGTTTTTGGAATGTCATTGAGTGCCTCACCTAGCTGGAGAGTAATGCTCGGGGTTCTTGCTATTCcttctctcttctattttttattgACATTATTTTTCTTGCCCGAGTCTCCTCGATGGCTCGTGAGTAAAGGAAAGATGCTCGAAGCTAAAAAGGTTCTCCAAAAATTACGCGGCCAGGAAGATGTATCAG GCGAGATGGCATTGCTGGTTGAAGGTCTCGGGATTGGAGGTGATGCATCTATAGAAGAGTACATAATAGGCCCAGATGATGAGGTGGTGGATGGTCATGAACCAACAACAGATAAAGACAAGGTCCGGTTATATGGATCTCAAGCAGGCCTCTCTTGGTTAGCAAAACCTGTAGCTAGACAGGGTTCTGTGGGTCTTGTGTCGCGCCATGGAAGCCTTGCCATGGATCCTCTTGTGACCTTATTTGGCAGTGTTCATGAGAAGCTTCCCGAGTCAGGAAGCATGAGAAGTGCTTTGTTTCCGACTTTTGGAAGCATGTTCAGCACGGCTGATCCtcatattaaaaatgaaaattggGATGAAGAGAGCCTACAAAGAGAAGGTGATGAGTACATGTCAGACGGTGCTGCCGGGGGCTCTGATGATGATTTGCATAGTCCTTTAATCTCACGTCAAACAACCAGCCTTGAAAAAGACATGCCGCCTCCTCTTTCCCATGACAGTATGCTGAATAGCATGAGACGCAACAGTAGTCTCATGCAAGGGACAGGTGAGCCAGTTGGTAGTACCGGGATTGGTGGTGGTTGGCAGCTTGCATGGAAATGGTCTGGTAAAGGCGAGGATGGAAAAAAGAAAGGAGAGTTTAAAAGGATTTATTTGCACGGGGAGGGAGTTTCTGGATCTCGACGTGGATCCATGGTATCAATATCTGGTGAAGGTGACTTTGTCCAGGCCGCTGCCTTGGTTAGCCAACCCGCACTTTACTCTAAGGAGCTAATGGGTGAACAACCAGTTGGACCTGCAATGGTTCACCCATCTAAGACTGCTTCAAATGGGCCCATTTGGCAAGCTCTCCTTGAACCAGGGGTCAAGCATGCATTGTTTGTTGGGATGGGAATTCAACTTCTTCAGCAG TTTTCGGGGATAAATGGAGTTCTATATTACACTCCTCAAATCCTTGAAGAAGCCGGTGTTGCAGTACTTCTTGCAGATTTGGGTCTTAGCTCAACATCCTCGTCTTTTCTTATAAGTGCTGTCACAACCTTGTTGATGCTTCCTTCTATAGGCTTAGCCATGAGGCTTATGGATGTCACTGGCAGAAG ACAGTTACTACTTGTCACAATTCCGGTGCTGATAGTGTCACTCGTTATATTGGTCCTTGGAAGCGTAATAAATTTTGGCAGTGTTGTCCATGCAGCGATCTCAACTATATGCGTCGTGGTTTACTTTTGCTTCTTTGTTATGGGTTATGGACCAATTCCAAACATCCTCTGCGCAGAGATCTTTCCCACTAGAGTGCGTGGGCTCTGCATTGCTATCTGTGCGCTAGTGTTCTGGATTGGAGACATCATCGTCACATACTCACTACCTGTGATGCTCAGTTCATTAGGACTGTCCGGTGTCTTTGGCGTTTACGCAGTTGTGTGTTGCATCTCTTGGGTATTTGTGTATCTGAAGGTTCCGGAAACAAAAGGCATGCCCCTTGAAGTCATATCTGAATTCTTTTCTGTCGGTACAAAGAAAGCGGAAGCTGCGAAAGACGAGTGA
- the LOC131654933 gene encoding protein CUP-SHAPED COTYLEDON 3 — protein sequence MMLAMEEVLCELSDHEKKNEQGLPPGFRFHPTDEELITFYLASKVFKNTFFNNVKFAEVDLNRCEPWELPEMAKMGEREWYLFSLRDRKYPTGLRTNRATGAGYWKATGKDKEVFSNNSTRALLGMKKTLVFYKGRAPRGEKTKWVMHEYRLHTHFSPSTCKEEWVICRIFHKSVEKRSSLLLQVQGHLGVNNNSNLTPQKSCLPPPPPPSFTQSHNNFPLHAFQTSFHQVTNTRNNNNQSLELLFKSQTIPKTEAMFYEQYQPQSIEEAINLRWNIDNNNNNNDFQDLSFPVEMDAELIAFSGAAAAAATDDEFTSTPFVNSRGIVGLDAPVGVDSWPQAQLV from the exons ATGATGCTAGCAATGGAAGAAGTACTGTGTGAACTCAGTGACCATGAAAAGAAAAACGAGCAAGGTCTTCCACCTGGTTTCAGGTTTCACCCTACTGATGAAGAACTCATTACGTTCTATTTAGCTTCCAAGGTTTTCAAAAACACCTTTTTCAATAATGTCAAGTTTGCTGAAGTTGATCTCAACAGATGTGAGCCATGGGAACTTCCAG AAATGGCGAAGATGGGAGAAAGAGAATGGTATTTGTTCAGTTTGCGAGACAGGAAATACCCAACTGGTCTAAGAACAAATAGAGCAACTGGAGCTGGTTACTGGAAAGCCACTGGGAAAGACAAAGAAGTTTTCAGCAACAACAGCACAAGAGCTTTACTTGGCATGAAGAAGACTCTTGTTTTCTACAAAGGAAGGGCCCCTCGTGGTGAAAAGACCAAATGGGTCATGCATGAGTATCGCTTACATACTCATTTTTCACCTTCAACTTGCAAG GAAGAGTGGGTGATATGCAGGATATTTCATAAATCAGTGGAAAAAAGAAGTTCACTATTACTTCAAGTTCAAGGACATTTAGGTGTTAACAATAATTCTAATTTAACCCCCCAAAAAAGCTGTTTaccccctcctcctcctccttcaTTTACACAATCTCATAATAATTTCCCATTACATGCATTTCAAACTTCTTTCCACCAAGTCACAAACACCAGAAACAACAATAATCAATCTTTGGAGCTACTCTTCAAGTCACAAACCATTCCAAAAACTGAGGCTATGTTCTATGAGCAGTACCAACCACAGTCCATAGAGGAAGCTATTAACCTGAGATGGAATAttgacaacaataataataataatgattttcAAGACTTGTCATTTCCAGTTGAGATGGATGCTGAACTGATTGCATTCTCAGGAGCTGCTGCTGCTGCTGCTACGGATGATGAATTTACTTCAACACCCTTTGTTAACAGTAGAGGAATAGTAGGCTTAGATGCTCCTGTGGGAGTAGATTCTTGGCCACAGGCTCAGCTTGTTTAG